TAACCAATTCCAGCTCCCTCactttgctctgcagtgctATGGCTTCACAGTCGCGAGCTCTGGCATAGGTGAGTAATTCCAGCTCGCTCACTTTACTCTGGAGGGCTATGACTTCACGGTCTAGAGCTCTGAGACCAGTAGCCAAGAGCCATCCCAGTCTCCCTGCTAGCTTGCGGGAGGACTTTGATGCCGCTTTCCACGGCAACCCGCGCATGGCAACCTCGACCCTGTGGGGGTTCACCACCACCCCGTCATCTATTTCAGGCCATGTCTCTGGAGTGGCCATTGTGGCCAGGAAAGTGGCCACGGGGGTCCAGCGCTCAGTACTGGGCCATCCTGGAATGTGGGGGTTCACCATCACAGCCTCCCCAGGCCCCgactttttcagcttttttggCTTTCTCAGCTTCTTTGATTTTTTGGCTAGCCATGGCATGGTTGCTCCTGGATCTGTGTGTAAGTCggcacaggcaggcagcagggacaggcacaAACTCTGGCTAGAACACAAAgagtaaatttatttctgttaccTCACTAACCAGGGGATCCCTGAAGCAACGCCCAGGCAGAGGCACATGAGCAGAGATGGAGGCACTGTTAAACTCAGCCCAGATCACAGGATCACTGGCTGCTGTTCACACTGGTTTATCAAGGGTTATTCCCAGCTGCAAGGTGATTTACAGTCCTTCCCTCCAGTCTTCTGCTTTTAACCTGTTCCCctaacagaaggaaataaagacacATCAGGATAGTAGCACTTTGTGCTAGTTTACGTGTGTTTTGCAAAAATACAAACGATTGTGCAAAGCAATGGAGAATCAGAGTGTGTAGGGCACTGggtttatattattttttccccaaaattatATGACATGATCTTTTATCAGCCAAATTTGGCAAGAACTAAAATTTTTTGTAGTATAAAATGTGCAATTTACAGTGTTTACAAAGCATAACTTTTTAGAGTGGAAGAAGGATGCCCAGCTGTATGTTCAGGTACCACAATTACAAGGTAGGTGAGTGTGTGATCCAGTTGTTGTTTTACTGGGCTTTTAGCTATTTTCTGCCCTTGACTGGCATTAAGCTCCAGGTCCTTCTGTTGAAAGAATTCTGATTGAttaaacatttttgtatttttttacttcctgACATGTTTGAACAGCACTGCTGACTTGAATTTAGCTTGATGAGGCTAGTGAGCCTAGAAAACATGGGAAGTTTTTTGAAGTTAAATCCTCAACACACTGCACTACTGTGCTTATTCATCATGGGGGTTTTCACAGCTCTAGTCAGAATTTCAAAAGATTCCATAGCCAAAGAAAACACCAGACTTTAAGTAGCAGGACTTTCTTAAACTGTAGAGTAAATTTTGGCAAGTAGATAAAGTAgtgtttcaaaactgttttcattgTTGCTGTGTTTGTAGAAAAGTCCATAGGagacaaaccaaaaacaaaattaagattACTGTATTGAGAATAAATATACCAAAGGtcagttttaaaaaactttaGTAGGGCAGACTCTTTAGTAGTGACCATTTCAGACACTGGGTTCTATTCAGTAACAGTCACTGATGAGTAGGTAGTATAATAGAAACAATGTGAAAGTCATTagatcaatttaaaataattctgtaaattcttgaatgaaaatgaaacaaagaaaaccacatttGATCTGATTCATTTATGTAATTTCCTTATATTTAGTAGAGAAAGTGGCTTCTTTAGTCATatctttaattatatttaatcaAATGCATAAAACTGGTTCTCAGCTGCACATGTGAAATCATACTGAAGACAGAGGATTAAACGAAATAGGTTGTAACTGTACTCAAACCTTGAAGGCATAAGCTTTTTACTTTTAGGATACCACCAGAAAACGAGTGTCCTTCTAATCTGGCTCCTGCATGAAAAAATTGTGGGACAGGTGGACTCTTTCTCTAAGGGATAATATGAACATCAGTTGACATTTATACTGTGGAAGGATGAGTGTTGTTGCATTAAGGGTATGGGtattcagcagaaaacaaacccccTTGGATTCCAGCTGGTCCTCAGAGATCAGAGGGGCTGGGTGTGGCTGGGCTTAATTTCTGATTCTAGTCAATAATCACTATAGGGCTGGTCGAGTTCAAAAGAAGAACTTGCATGAGCACAGATGCAGAAACAGTGCAGTTACCAATCCAGGAATATAGATCTGATCTAGTTCAGTAAGGACTTTTCATGATCCAGATTCATGAACATGAATGTGTATTGAAAGTTTATTGAAGCAACAGAAAAGCAGGTTCAGGATTGCTGGTGATAAATACACTGGCTACAGAGTGTTGAtgtgtgctgcagcagaaagTACAGTGAGAAACATTCTAATagcactatatatatatatatatatatatatatatatatatatatatatatatatatatatatgatgaATATTCCCAGGTATACTCCAACACAAAACTCACCTAAAGGCGTCCCTTcgggagagaaagagagacagtCTGTTGACAAATCCTGAGCAGACAGAGATGTTTTCCCCCTTCAGAGGTGTTTTCCCCTTCCAGAGGTGGTTTCCCTCTCCaaaggtgttttcctcctccaaacgtttttttctcttctggccTGTTCTGCCCCAAAACTCCCCTTTTATACTATAAGTTTTGGTCTGTTCCAAGGGGATGAAACAGTCTTGTGTTATGATGGGTTTTGGTGACTTTGTTCATATATGTGTCGTAGGTCCCATGTTCTCCTTCTTTTGAATCCCAAGGGATGTGTAAGTTAATATGTTAATGGAGCTTAATGAGAGTCTCTGTTACTCAGTCAGAATTTATAATTGAGAAAAGAGGTAGAATAAACACTTTGGCCCTCCTCCTCCACGTATTGAGGCAGCAGTAAAGGCTCTCTGACCTTCATCAGAGCCTCTTTGTGCACATCCTTATCTCCTTAACGAAACAGATTTATAACAAGTGTTGTTTTTCACAGTGAAGGGCGTGTGGCTATTGGTTGGTGCTGAGGCTTGATGTTCTCCTGTGCCTCACTGCAACAACATTGGGCCACGAGACCTCCGAGGTCTTGCTCGAGCCAGGTACAAGATAAGCAAGAGGCCCAGCTCATGTTTTTCTCAACCAGTCTCATCAACTCTTCACTATCTTAAAGCAACACTGTACAATTCTGACCATTTGCTGTTGAGCATGTAACAGTTATCGTGTAggtgtttcttttatatattttactttgctgtctagctttatttattttattatttcattttctgttacCGTGTCAGAAGTGATAGTGAAGTAAGAATAGAGTCATTCCCTGTTCTAATAccagttattattattatcctTTGAAGTATAAATTAGAAGGGCAAGAGTGTGAACTAAGAGTCTTCCAGGTTTGTGGTTGGTATTTTGTCAGTGCGACCCCGTCTCACACCGGTGATCGAGCCCAGTAGGTGTTAGCACTGAGCTAACCGGGCTCGTCGGCCTGTGACAGTGCCAATAACAGGAATGTCACTGCTCTAAAAACTTGCAAGATTGTGCACCAGGAAAGAGGCACTGTGCTTCAGAGTGATAGGAAACCACAAAAGCTGTCCATCTACTCCATTGCATGCTGAAAGAGAGCGTGCACAGAACTGGCATTAGAAATAGTTTTTGCTGGCGTAAATATTGCATCTACTACTTTCTTAGACTCTTTTATAGCGTAGCCTGCTGATAAGCTGGAATGCAACCTATGTGTGAGGAGAGAGATGGACAAATAGGTGACCTGCTCTGAAGTTTTTGGTATATAAGGTCTTCCCTTTGATTGTCTGTGTCTGGGTCGGTGAACAGAAATTTGGAACTTCCCTTGAGACAAGTAACATGCAGTGTTTGCTCGTGTATTTGCTTCCCTTTCAAATATTCCACAGACTGTACAGACAAAAGACAGATTAGGCTTTGCATCAGATTTACTAGAGCTCTACCTCCTTGCCTTTGGATTCCAGCTTGCATTTTACACTCCTGTCTGAAGTTGCTGAAGAATTAAGCTTGTGTGTGCACTGCTTGTACATAACAGGCTTTCCCAAGTGACTATTTAGCactattagaaaaaaaccaaaaaaacccaaaaaaacaacaaaccaagaCTAGCAATAAGATTCTGGTAAATGTAAATGGattctatttaaaaattgcTCATGGCATCTTTTTGTAATGACCATCTTTTTGCTGCACGTGGAGTACTGGTGGCATTAGTGAACTAAAGATACACAGATTTTTAGGGATTTGGACCTGATTTGCATTTACAGTGCAGATGTTTAGCACTTTTTGGCAGTGTAGTGGACttagattaggaagaaatgtaAGGCAGGTACACTTCAAACCTTCCTGATGCTTGACTGGTGTGAATTGTGTAGATATCAAGGTACGCTCTCGTAGCATTCGTAGTTTAAAACTTCTAGTTCTGCTTGGTATACCAGTGCCATCCACTATGTTTTAATCAGTTACATCAGATGTGAGTTTACAGCAGCAATTTGGAGCCAAACCTGAGCACAGTGATGATTTTGACTGCTTTTCAGTAAATGTTGTGTTTTGTGAAATACTCCTTTCTTTGGTGTCTGTCACTGgataatgttttttttaaatcctcatctgaatttttatgtgtttattttttaatttcctgtcaATACAAATGGAATCAGTGGCTCTGtctgttattaatatttaaaatgtgggtgtttgggttttttaacacACAGGCTGCTATGCCCCTTTgaatttccttcagtttttctttaccTCTAAACAATCTTTCATTACGAAGTTGTTTATCTGAGAAGAAAGTGAGACTGTCTCTTTGTATTGCTGAATAACATCACTCTTTTTCTCAAGAAGTCATTACACACTGACATCATATTGTTCTTCATTAGATGATCTGTTGCCTGAAAGTACCTTGGTGACACTGAACTTGAAAGCAACAAGAGTACAAGTGCTAGGatgcctggagagcagagacTGGCAATACCTTGCTCAAGCAGATATccaagataattttaaaaaggcattaaCAAATGCAAACCACCCCCACAGAGGTAATTTTCACCTCTGAATTTTTGCTTGTTTCATAGTCCAGCCCAGACTTCAGCCATCAGTGTTACAATGCTGGAAGCCAAGTCCTACCTAGCAACGATAGCCATGTGCAATAATTcaaacttaaagaaaaataacacagctGCTGGTAGAGTAGTGTCCGGAGATTTCTAGGTGCTTTCCAACAATAAAAGGGTGGTTTCTGTCCAGaaaatgtatgtgtgtgcatgaaaAAGACCTTCAGTATTCACAAAGACCACAATTAGTGCTGTAATTGTCATTCCCTGATTAGTCGGAAACCTTATATACCCagtggattttattttgctattcaCAAGTTACATGAGAAAAGATCACAATATAGTTGCTTGTGAAATCTGTGGAAGTATTACTTTGATTTGGGCTGTTTCACACATCATTTATTATGAACTTTCAAAATTCTTAATCCTGTGACTGATTACATAGCTCTAGTGGTGAGTTTTAGTATGATGACTGGAGGAGAATTAGCCTCAAGTCTTTGTAAGTGTAAACATaccatgcaaaaaaaccccaaaagattAACTTTTCTTACAGATAGTGtattttagtgtatttttctcttaattgtACTGTTCTGGCTAATATTCCTGCCACACACTTATTTAATGTAGAAAGAAGAACCAACATCCAAAGATGCCAAAAAAATTTCCTTATCAtctccaaaccccaaaccctgtaggagaaaactgaaaaaaatatgtttattttgttttccttcacagGTGGGGTCACTTTCCTCGGGGAGAGGGGGTAACCTGACTGCAGTTGTCTCATAAAGATCTTTATGATCGTGGtagtttgtggggtttttttacttataATAAAACAGCAATGAAAGACTTAAAATGCATTACCCCTCAAAGCTATGAATTACACTCCCCTTCAGATGGGATGGTAGAAGGGAAGCTGTGCTGTGTGGCCCAGGGGGGTGTTCATAGTCTTCCTCGCTTATGCAACATGTCCCACCTGTTGTTTCAAGTTCCCTGTTCCCACTTAGCTCCAGCTGCAGTTGATACTCTTCCAGATCAGGCATTCCTGTGGCCACTAAAACACTGGTTGCACAGAAAGTAATATTAGGTGAAGTTCTTACAGCCATTATCCTTTCCAAATACCTTTTGACTTATGAGGAGCTAGAGCCACGTGGCTCATTAATTGCCCTTTGATTACCAACGAGGGCTCTGCCAGCTGTGGGGGGTGCAGTGGAATTCCAGCTTGGGAATCCCTGGTACACAGTAATCAAACACAGAGCTTGAACGGTTAATGCTCTGTTTGCAGATCCTATTGGATAACTACTGAAGTTGCATGGGTGAAATAGATAAAGTTGGGAAGTCTGCAATAGAAGTGTTTGCCTTTATACTTATTTACTCACTGTTGTTGCCTTTGTACAATAATATCTTTTCCCTGAAGGTCTTTGAAAAATTCAATcacaaaatagaaaaagagtATGTTTGTTCTGGGTAAAATTTGGAAGCATTGTTCTGATGACACCTGTAAAACATAATTATAACTCCCATAGCTGCTTCCTCTCATATTTAGAGAGGAAAATTCTTTGCCTCTAATCTCAGGTGCATACCTGTGGAAGGCTTAGATTCCTTCAAGCAGTATCAAAGTAATGATAACAGTGTGCAGCTGCTGACTGTCTTTTGCTTGTTGTTACTCACCCAGCTGTttagaggagaagaaaaagagagagaatatcTCTAATCAGCCATATGGCACAAAGTTCTATTTGCCACAGTAAGTTAAAACGTACATTACTGGTCAGCATCTTGAATGCAAATTTTGACATAGCTTTCCAGGAGTGCTAGATGTAAGGGAAAACAAGATCAGATATATTTA
The Chiroxiphia lanceolata isolate bChiLan1 chromosome 13, bChiLan1.pri, whole genome shotgun sequence DNA segment above includes these coding regions:
- the LOC116793456 gene encoding uncharacterized protein LOC116793456, whose protein sequence is MPWLAKKSKKLRKPKKLKKSGPGEAVMVNPHIPGWPSTERWTPVATFLATMATPETWPEIDDGVVVNPHRVEVAMRGLPWKAASKSSRKLAGRLGWLLATGLRALDREVIALQSKVSELELLTYARARDCEAIALQSKVRELELVTYARALEREVTALLSKVRELEKEVVTLQAANVIAHEVTTTQAEQCYEQQCTIQQLVSPRHKYVENKVLISQVRAPTLKSSRDPKEWDGNIWSEYSDFEIEI